A window from Flavobacterium sp. 83 encodes these proteins:
- the ppsA gene encoding phosphoenolpyruvate synthase, whose protein sequence is MAKYKHILFFNQIGIEAISKVGGKNASLGEMYNQLNPKGINIPNGFTVTANGYRLFRKMNNLEKTLKDLLLSLDTKDYSNLSSIGEKARNLILSATIPDEIQVEIDTAYQYLSKQCGVNNLDVAVRSSATSEDLPTASFAGQMQSFLNINGTKQLIDAVHRCYVSLFTDRAIKYRHDMGFANLDIAISVGVQQMVRSDKAASGVAFTIDPDSGFDNTIIINSIWGLGENIVQGTVTPDEWIVFKPTLNNSDLNPILKKQCGRKEFTMIYTDKSSNSSAENTISNTDTPLEKQNQFSLNDSEVIQLAQWCYTIEKHYKKPMDIEWAKDGLNNQLYIVQARPETVHGKANKRVREIYKLKEEGTILTQGIALGDKIASGKVRILNSPQDGHLLQDGEIIVTDLTNPDWDPIMKRASAIITNKGGRTSHAAIVARELGTVAVVGCGNATSVLKNGQEITVSCAQGKEGTIYDGLLKWEITEQDFSKLAMPKTDPMLILADPERAFELSHYPNQGVGLMRMEFAISNTIKIHPLALCEPEKITDETIIAQIATLTKGYDDPKNYFIDKLAEAVSIVAAAFYPKDVIVRMSDFKSNEYANLIGGKYYEPKEENPMIGFRGASRYYSDFYRKGFALECEAMKKVRNKMGLHNVKLMIPFCRTVDEGEKVLTEMAKNGLTQGVNGLEVYVMIEIPSNVLMADEFAKLFDGFSIGSNDLTQLTLGLDRDSALVSYLFDEENPAVKYLIKETIRVAKRFEIKVGLCGQAPSDIPNFAKFLVNEGIDSISFNTDALIKGIENILEAEKKTKRKILM, encoded by the coding sequence ATGGCAAAGTACAAACACATCCTTTTTTTTAACCAAATTGGCATCGAAGCCATTAGTAAAGTTGGTGGTAAGAATGCTTCTTTAGGCGAAATGTACAATCAGCTTAATCCAAAAGGCATTAATATTCCTAATGGTTTTACGGTCACGGCTAATGGGTACCGTCTCTTTAGAAAAATGAATAATCTGGAAAAAACATTGAAAGATTTACTACTTTCATTAGATACCAAAGACTATTCAAATCTTTCTTCCATTGGAGAAAAAGCTAGAAATCTAATTTTATCAGCAACAATTCCGGATGAAATTCAGGTCGAAATCGATACTGCATATCAATACCTTAGTAAACAATGTGGCGTAAACAATCTTGATGTAGCTGTACGCAGCAGCGCAACTTCGGAGGATTTACCTACGGCCAGTTTTGCCGGACAAATGCAATCTTTTTTAAATATCAACGGTACAAAACAGTTAATCGACGCCGTTCATCGTTGTTACGTATCCTTATTCACGGACCGCGCCATAAAATACCGACATGACATGGGTTTTGCAAACCTGGACATTGCGATTTCTGTAGGCGTTCAACAAATGGTGCGAAGTGACAAAGCAGCATCTGGTGTAGCATTCACTATTGATCCGGATAGCGGTTTCGATAATACCATAATCATCAATAGTATTTGGGGATTAGGAGAAAATATTGTTCAAGGGACGGTCACACCAGATGAGTGGATTGTCTTTAAACCTACTTTGAACAATTCAGATCTAAATCCTATTCTAAAAAAACAATGTGGACGAAAGGAATTCACTATGATTTATACTGATAAGTCCTCCAATTCATCCGCAGAAAATACAATTAGTAATACCGATACTCCCCTAGAAAAGCAAAACCAGTTTTCGTTGAACGATTCAGAAGTAATTCAACTTGCACAATGGTGTTATACAATTGAAAAACATTACAAAAAACCAATGGATATTGAATGGGCTAAAGACGGCTTGAACAACCAACTTTATATCGTTCAGGCACGTCCGGAAACTGTTCATGGTAAAGCAAATAAGCGCGTTAGAGAAATCTATAAACTAAAAGAGGAAGGAACGATTCTAACACAAGGAATAGCTCTTGGCGATAAAATTGCTTCCGGGAAAGTGCGTATTTTAAATAGTCCGCAAGATGGCCATTTGTTGCAAGATGGAGAAATTATAGTTACTGATTTGACAAATCCCGATTGGGATCCTATCATGAAAAGAGCTTCGGCAATTATTACCAATAAAGGCGGACGTACCAGTCACGCTGCCATTGTAGCACGAGAACTGGGAACGGTAGCAGTAGTAGGTTGCGGCAATGCGACATCAGTACTAAAAAATGGACAGGAAATCACTGTCTCTTGTGCCCAAGGCAAAGAAGGAACTATATATGACGGACTACTGAAATGGGAAATTACAGAACAGGATTTCAGCAAACTTGCGATGCCAAAAACAGATCCCATGCTTATTCTTGCCGATCCCGAAAGAGCATTTGAATTAAGCCATTATCCTAATCAAGGTGTGGGATTAATGCGAATGGAATTTGCTATTTCGAATACCATAAAAATTCATCCGTTGGCATTATGCGAACCTGAAAAAATAACTGATGAAACTATTATTGCCCAAATAGCAACATTAACAAAAGGCTATGATGATCCTAAAAATTATTTCATTGATAAACTAGCCGAAGCCGTCTCTATTGTTGCTGCCGCATTTTATCCAAAAGATGTAATTGTACGAATGAGTGATTTTAAAAGTAATGAATATGCCAACCTCATTGGCGGAAAATATTACGAACCTAAAGAAGAAAATCCCATGATAGGTTTTCGGGGAGCTTCCAGATATTACAGTGATTTTTATCGAAAAGGTTTCGCCTTAGAATGTGAAGCAATGAAAAAAGTACGCAATAAAATGGGACTCCATAATGTAAAACTCATGATTCCTTTTTGCAGAACAGTGGATGAAGGTGAAAAAGTCCTTACTGAAATGGCTAAAAATGGATTAACACAAGGTGTCAACGGATTGGAAGTATATGTAATGATTGAGATTCCAAGTAATGTACTAATGGCCGATGAATTTGCAAAACTATTTGATGGATTTTCTATTGGTTCCAATGATTTGACCCAACTAACATTAGGCTTGGATCGGGATTCAGCATTAGTAAGTTATTTATTTGACGAAGAAAATCCTGCGGTTAAATATTTAATTAAAGAAACCATTCGGGTAGCCAAACGTTTTGAAATAAAAGTGGGTTTGTGCGGTCAAGCACCCAGTGACATCCCGAATTTTGCTAAGTTTTTAGTTAACGAAGGCATTGACAGCATCTCCTTTAATACTGATGCGCTTATAAAAGGCATTGAAAACATTTTGGAAGCAGAAAAGAAAACAAAAAGAAAAATTCTAATGTAA
- a CDS encoding ATP-binding protein — translation MIDSEKKYHEELIALKNEFEEFVYIVSHDIKTPMRAISNITTWIEEDLGTHVDNGVLDNFKLLKNRVERLEKMMNALLELSRVNRTEMELYEVNIPKLVADCIETIDNKLEVEFHLSYNLINENAILLGKKLQKVLYNLLDNAVRFHDKEKKNVFVEISEEETQYVIKVSDDGPGIPEDVKEKIFSIFYTVNSKDVVDSTGAGLAISTKIIKMVGGVLTYQPTINNGSLFKFNWPK, via the coding sequence ATGATTGATTCTGAAAAAAAATATCATGAGGAACTAATTGCCCTTAAAAATGAATTTGAAGAGTTTGTTTATATAGTTTCCCATGATATCAAAACCCCAATGCGAGCAATTTCAAATATAACAACTTGGATAGAAGAAGATTTGGGAACCCATGTTGACAATGGTGTTTTAGATAACTTCAAATTGCTGAAGAATAGAGTGGAACGTCTTGAAAAAATGATGAATGCACTATTGGAACTTTCTAGAGTCAATAGAACTGAAATGGAATTATATGAAGTCAATATTCCTAAATTAGTTGCTGATTGTATTGAAACAATCGATAATAAATTAGAGGTTGAATTCCATTTGTCGTACAATCTCATCAATGAAAACGCTATTCTTCTGGGTAAAAAACTTCAAAAAGTACTATACAATCTGCTGGATAATGCGGTTCGATTTCATGATAAAGAAAAAAAGAATGTATTTGTAGAGATAAGTGAGGAAGAAACGCAATATGTAATAAAAGTTAGTGATGATGGACCAGGAATACCAGAAGATGTAAAAGAAAAAATTTTCTCTATATTTTATACCGTAAATTCGAAAGATGTCGTAGATTCGACAGGTGCAGGATTAGCAATTAGTACTAAAATAATTAAAATGGTTGGAGGAGTTTTAACGTATCAACCGACTATAAATAATGGTTCTCTTTTTAAATTTAATTGGCCCAAATAA
- a CDS encoding PAS domain S-box protein — MGDDIYEVNDAKENEIFADNPLVTGNPNIRFYAGAPLQDANGFNLGSLCVVDTEPRILTSEQKNALKLLAHQVVLLLDLRKKNTDLIKSQREFKNFIELSKDLVCIANVDGFFHKVNPAFTDVLGYSAEELIGVPLIDFIHPEDLDKTLREIEKLFEQRINVSFENRYRCKNGDYILLSWNTSPDPDTGYLYCIARDMTFEYQQKEELVKTSSELSAILNSTDFSIVSSSLNGTIKQFNRGAEKLLGYKSEEVVGKTNPSIFHVWDEVVKRTEDLTKEFGIKITPGYDTFVIKARELGVADSNEWTYVRKDGSLIKIVLSVTAIKNSQGEVTGYLGISKDITKEKEAELNLIRSNKLLDESQSIAKIGSWKFDLVTNQLIWSKGHYQIFDLEELPSDELFKAYRSRIHPDDLLKLDKEIENTKTKGSDLFYNHRILLPNGILKYLVGIGKPFMDSSGKIIGIQGTIQDITERTLAQQKIDRKTKEIRDIKSALDESAIVAVTNQKGVFSYVNENFCTISQYSKEELIGNDQQIISTGDHSIEFRRDVFRTISNGNVWKGEVKNRAKDGSFYWENTTIVPFLNDEGKPYQYIAISTDITEEKLAKENLNRALVDLEKKNKELDQYAYVVSHDLKAPLRAINNLSEWIVEDMPDMPEVVSSNFELLRGRIQRMENLINGVLDYSRVGKTKIEKEVTDLKRVLSQIIDSIVPLEGFEIVVEDTFPVILTEKILIQQVFSNLISNSVKYNDKPIGKIECLYKALPGFHQFTIKDNGPGIAEEYRKKVFEVFQTIEARDKKESTGIGLSIVKKIIEEKGGEIYIESENDNGTSFIFTVPK; from the coding sequence ATGGGCGATGATATATATGAAGTTAATGATGCAAAAGAAAATGAGATATTTGCTGATAATCCTTTAGTGACTGGGAATCCTAATATTAGATTTTATGCAGGAGCACCACTTCAGGATGCAAATGGCTTTAATTTAGGGTCACTTTGTGTTGTAGATACGGAGCCTAGAATATTGACTAGTGAACAAAAAAATGCTTTAAAATTACTTGCTCATCAAGTGGTTTTATTATTGGATTTACGAAAAAAGAATACCGATTTGATTAAATCTCAAAGGGAATTTAAGAATTTTATTGAACTTTCAAAGGATTTAGTTTGTATTGCAAATGTGGATGGCTTTTTTCATAAAGTGAATCCTGCTTTTACAGATGTATTAGGATATTCTGCAGAGGAACTGATAGGAGTGCCACTTATAGATTTTATTCATCCAGAGGATTTAGATAAAACATTAAGAGAAATAGAGAAACTTTTTGAACAAAGAATAAACGTCAGTTTTGAAAATCGATATCGTTGTAAAAATGGAGATTATATTCTATTGAGCTGGAATACATCCCCAGATCCTGATACTGGATATTTATATTGCATTGCAAGGGACATGACTTTTGAGTATCAGCAAAAAGAGGAATTGGTTAAAACAAGTAGCGAATTATCGGCAATCCTAAATTCTACTGACTTTTCTATAGTGTCTTCCAGTCTAAATGGGACGATTAAACAATTCAATAGAGGCGCAGAGAAATTACTAGGATATAAATCAGAAGAAGTTGTAGGAAAGACTAATCCATCTATTTTTCATGTATGGGACGAAGTAGTTAAACGAACGGAAGATTTAACAAAAGAGTTTGGAATTAAAATAACGCCTGGATATGACACATTTGTTATAAAAGCTAGAGAACTAGGAGTTGCTGACTCAAATGAATGGACTTACGTGAGGAAAGACGGCAGTTTGATTAAAATAGTTTTATCAGTTACAGCCATAAAGAATAGTCAGGGTGAAGTAACAGGTTATTTAGGTATATCAAAGGATATTACCAAAGAGAAAGAAGCAGAACTAAATTTAATTAGAAGCAATAAGTTATTAGACGAATCGCAAAGTATAGCAAAAATTGGAAGCTGGAAGTTTGATTTAGTAACAAATCAGCTTATTTGGTCCAAAGGTCACTATCAAATTTTTGATTTAGAAGAATTACCTTCAGATGAATTATTTAAAGCATACCGCAGTAGGATACATCCTGATGATTTGTTAAAACTTGATAAAGAAATTGAAAATACAAAGACGAAGGGTTCAGATTTGTTTTATAATCATAGAATTCTTCTCCCTAATGGAATATTGAAGTATCTTGTAGGTATAGGGAAACCATTTATGGATAGTAGTGGTAAAATAATCGGGATTCAGGGAACTATTCAGGATATTACAGAAAGGACGTTAGCTCAACAAAAAATAGATAGAAAAACAAAAGAAATTAGAGATATTAAATCGGCGCTTGATGAATCTGCAATTGTAGCTGTTACGAATCAAAAAGGCGTTTTCTCATATGTTAACGAGAATTTTTGTACTATTTCTCAATATTCTAAAGAGGAACTAATAGGCAATGATCAACAAATTATTAGTACGGGCGATCATTCAATAGAATTTAGAAGAGATGTCTTTAGGACAATATCTAATGGAAATGTCTGGAAAGGAGAAGTAAAGAACAGAGCAAAAGACGGATCTTTTTATTGGGAAAATACCACTATTGTTCCTTTTTTAAACGATGAAGGAAAACCGTATCAGTATATAGCCATTAGTACGGATATTACTGAAGAAAAGTTAGCCAAAGAAAATTTAAATAGAGCATTAGTTGATCTTGAAAAAAAGAATAAAGAATTGGATCAGTATGCGTATGTTGTTTCCCATGATCTTAAAGCGCCTCTAAGAGCTATAAATAATCTTTCGGAATGGATTGTTGAGGACATGCCAGACATGCCGGAAGTGGTTAGTAGTAATTTTGAATTATTGCGAGGTCGTATTCAACGTATGGAAAATTTAATAAATGGTGTTTTGGACTATTCCCGAGTTGGAAAAACTAAAATTGAAAAAGAAGTAACTGATTTAAAAAGGGTATTGAGTCAAATCATTGATTCGATTGTTCCACTTGAAGGATTTGAGATTGTTGTCGAGGATACTTTTCCTGTTATTCTAACAGAAAAAATATTGATTCAGCAGGTTTTTAGTAATCTAATAAGCAATTCAGTCAAGTATAATGATAAACCAATTGGTAAAATAGAATGTTTGTATAAAGCGTTACCTGGTTTTCACCAGTTTACCATAAAAGATAATGGCCCTGGTATAGCTGAAGAGTACCGTAAAAAAGTATTTGAAGTTTTTCAAACTATTGAGGCACGTGATAAAAAAGAAAGTACTGGTATAGGATTGTCTATTGTTAAAAAAATAATTGAAGAAAAAGGAGGCGAAATTTATATAGAATCTGAGAATGATAATGGAACAAGTTTTATTTTTACGGTACCTAAATAA
- a CDS encoding response regulator has protein sequence MTHRLVNILLVEDDEVDVMNVKRAFSKNNIKNPLFVAGNGVEALEMLDNKIVPLPRIIILDINMPKMNGIEFLKNIRENEKLKNISVFVMTTSNEDSDKIKAYNLNVAGYILKPLSFEKFVVSVSTLNNFWQLCEM, from the coding sequence ATGACACATAGATTAGTAAATATTTTATTGGTAGAAGACGATGAGGTCGATGTAATGAATGTAAAAAGAGCATTCTCTAAGAACAATATTAAAAATCCGCTTTTTGTAGCAGGTAATGGTGTTGAAGCATTAGAAATGCTTGATAATAAGATTGTTCCTTTGCCAAGAATCATTATTCTGGATATTAATATGCCAAAGATGAATGGAATAGAATTCTTGAAAAATATAAGGGAAAATGAAAAATTGAAAAATATATCAGTTTTCGTTATGACAACTTCAAATGAGGATAGTGATAAAATTAAAGCCTATAATTTGAATGTAGCCGGATATATTTTAAAACCATTGTCTTTCGAAAAATTTGTAGTGTCTGTTTCAACACTTAATAATTTTTGGCAATTATGTGAAATGTAA